One part of the Eulemur rufifrons isolate Redbay chromosome 16, OSU_ERuf_1, whole genome shotgun sequence genome encodes these proteins:
- the KRT3 gene encoding keratin, type II cytoskeletal 3 has protein sequence MNRQVCRTSGGGSQGFSGRSAVVSGSSRMSCVARSGGASGGACGFRSGAGGFGSRSLYNLGGNKSISISVAGGSSRAGGFGGGRSSCGFGGSYGSGFGGGYGGGFGGGRGMGGGFGGAGGFGGAGGFGGAGGFGGAGGFGVPGGFGGPGGFGGPGGFGGPGGFPGGIQEVTVNQSLLQPLNVEIDPQIGQVKAQEREQIKTLNNKFASFIDKVRFLEQQNKVLETKWNLLQQQGTNSITGTNNLEPLFENRINYLRSYLDSILGERGRLDSELRNMQDLVEDFKQKYEDEINKRTAAENEFVTLKKDVDAAYMNKVELQAKVDALTDEINFLRTLYDAELSQMQSHVSDTSVVLSMDNNRCLDLDSIIADVRAQYEEIAQRSKAEAEALYQTKLGELQTTAGRHGDDLRSTKSEIAELNRMIQRLRAEIENVKKQNANLQTAIAEAEQRGEMALKDANAKLQELQAALQQAKDDLARLLRDYQELMNVKLALDVEIATYRKLLEGEEYRMSGECPSAVSISVVSNSSTTSASAGGYGGGYGGGYSGGGLGGGAGSGFGRGGGSGFGSGSGFGGGSGFGGGSGFGGGGFGAGFGSGSGFSGGSGFGSGSGGRCGVSGGGFSSGSNRGGSVTFSQSSQRGSR, from the exons ATGAACAGACAAGTCTGCAGGACGTCTGGTGGCGGGAGCCAGGGCTTCTCTGGCCGCTCCGCTGTGGTCTCCGGCAGCAGCAGGATGAGCTGTGTGGCCCGCTCTGGGGGAGCCAGTGGAGGGGCCTGTGGGTTCCGGAGTGGAGCAGGTGGCTTTGGCAGTCGCAGTCTCTACAACCTGGGAGGGAACAAGAGCATCTCCATCAGCGTGGCAGGTGGTAGCTCCCGGGCTGGTGGCTTTGGTGGAGGGCGAAGCAGCTGTGGCTTTGGGGGCAGCTATGGAAGTGGCTTTGGGGGAGGTTATGGAGGTGGCTTTGGTGGTGGTAGAGGAATGGGAGGTGGCTTTGGGGGAGCTGGTGGCTTTGGAGGGGCTGGTGGCTTTGGAGGAGCTGGTGGCTTTGGAGGAGCTGGTGGTTTTGGTGTTCCTGGTGGCTTTGGTGGTCCTGGTGGCTTTGGTGGTCCTGGTGGCTTTGGTGGGCCTGGTGGTTTCCCTGGAGGAATCCAGGAAGTGACTGTCAACCAGAGCCTCCTGCAGCCCCTCAATGTGGAGATAGACCCCCAGATTGGGCAAGTAAAGGCCCAGGAGCGGGAGCAGATCAAGACCCTCAACAACAAGTTTGCCTCCTTCATTGACAAG GTGCGCTTCCTGGAGCAACAGAACAAAGTCCTGGAGACCAAGTGGAACCTGCTCCAGCAGCAGGGCACAAATTCCATCACAGGCACCAACAACCTTGAGCCTCTTTTTGAGAACCGCATTAACTACCTGAGGAGCTACCTGGACAGCATCCTGGGGGAGAGAGGCCGCCTGGACTCGGAGCTGAGGAACATGCAGGACCTGGTGGAGGACTTCAAGCAGAA ATATGAGGATGAAATCAATAAACGTACAGCTGCGGAGAATGAATTTGTGACCCTGAAGAAG GACGTGGATGCTGCGTATATGAACAAGGTGGAGCTTCAGGCCAAGGTGGATGCCCTGACGGATGAGATCAACTTCTTAAGAACCCTCTATGATGCG GAGCTGTCCCAGATGCAGAGCCATGTCAGTGACACATCCGTGGTGCTGTCCATGGACAACAACCGCTGCCTGGACCTAGACAGCATCATAGCTGACGTCCGTGCCCAGTACGAGGAGATTGCCCAGAGGAGCAAGGCTGAGGCCGAGGCCCTGTACCAGACCAAG TTGGGAGAGCTGCAGACCACGGCTGGCAGGCATGGGGATGACCTGAGGAGCACCAAGAGTGAGATCGCTGAGCTCAACAGGATGATCCAGAGGCTGCGTGCGGAGATTGAGAATGTCAAGAAGCAG AATGCCAACTTGCAGACAGCCATTGCAGAAGCTGAACAGCGTGGGGAGATGGCCCTCAAGGATGCCAATGCCAAGCTCCAAGAGCTACAGGCTGCCCTACAGCAGGCCAAGGATGACCTGGCCCGGCTGCTGCGTGACTACCAGGAGCTGATGAATGTCAAGCTGGCCCTGGACGTGGAGATCGCCACCTACCGCAAGCTGCTGGAGGGCGAGGAGTACAG AATGTCTGGAGAGTGCCCGAGTGCTGTCAGCATCT CGGTGGTCAGCAACAGCAGCACGACTTCCGCCTCGGCAGGTGGTTACGGAGGCGGTTACGGAGGAGGTTACAGCGGCGGTGGCTTGGGAGGCGGCGCAGGCAGCGGCTTTGGCCGGGGCGGCGGCAGCGGATTCGGCAGCGGCAGCGGGTTTGGCGGCGGCAGCGGATTCGGCGGTGGCAGCGGGTTCGGCGGCGGCGGGTTCGGCGCTGGGTTCGGTAGCGGCAGCGGATTCAGCGGCGGCAGCGGCTTTGGCTCTGGCTCCGGGGGTCGCTGTGGAGTCAGTGGCGGAGGCTTCAGTTCGGGGAGCAACCGGGGTGGCAGCGTCACGTTCTCCCAGTCCTCCCAGCGCGGCTCCAGATAA